The DNA segment TGTGTCTCTGATCTTTCCACAAACTTCTTACATCATTCCTCATACATCATTCGAGAGTCaaacttcagatttattttttctttttcatcttacaTATTCCAACATCAGCACCTTGCATGAAAACTGCTTATTCaactcaaaaataaaatgaaaataaattaattagagATAAAGAGCTCTTTGATGCAATAACCTTTAATGATTTCTTCCTGGTGTATAATTTAGGACAGTGTTTTTCCTGGCTTAATGTTGTAAAGTTTGCATCATAAACAAAAAGCTGATGATTCATAAAACATTATTGCTAATGTATTTTTGAAATTAGCAAGAGACATGTAAAGTATCTTCCTTGTCTACCAGGATTCTTGAAAGGAAACTTCCCTTTGAGAAATTATTCTTGGCACCAATGGCTAGAGTAGCCAGCCTTATGGGAAGAAGAAACAGTGGTGACACCCACTGTGGAAGGTATAAATAGAGTTTCGTGGCCACGGACAACTCGCAGTCTGATTTAATATCAAGCTGTGCATCTTGCTTTGGGCTTCTGCTTGCATTTCCAACTGCTGTCGCCATGAGTTGCAACATTAAGGAGACTATTACTGTGTCTAGCAAAGGCAGGAGCAGTGGTGGCAGCTGTAtcattggtggtggtggtggagcaCGGATTTCTTCCTATGGGATAGGCAGTGGCAGAGGTTTTTCTGGAAGGAGTTACTGCAGTGGAGTGAATTATGGAGGGGGACTGAGTGTTGGTAGCTTGGCTGGTGGGAGCTATGGAGGTGGCAACTGCTATGGCAATGGCCTTGGTTTTGGCCTTGGAGGCGGTGTGGTTGTTGGTGGTCTTGGTGGCGACTGTTTGCTTTCATCCTGCGATGAGAAGGTCACCATGCAAAATCTCAATGACCGCCTGGCTTCCTATCTGGACAAGGTGAAGtgcttggagaaggaaaatgCTGAACTGGAATGCAGAATCAGAGAGTGGTATACTACACAGGGCCTCTCCTGTGAGCCCCGGGACTACAGCTGCTATTACAAAGAAATTGAAGATCTTCAAAATCAGGTAATCCCCTTTTTCAGTTGTTCCTCCTCTATTTAAAGCTTATTTCTGAATTTGTGTTTAGAACCTACTCCAATTGTTAGAGGTAACTTTGGTGATGTTAAATTTCTTTGCAAACATAAATTTTGGCACTTTCTCCTATGATATTGTTGAGCGTGGGTGCATATTAAAGATGCATGCTGCAAGGGGATACAGGTGGGATATTactcttaaaaaggaaaaggatgctTTGTTACATTGTGTTTTGACTATACAATTATAAATATGATATCACCAAGTGTGCTCTGAGGAAATGTAGTGGTGTCAGCCCAGTaggaagagcaaagcaaagagaaCTATAGAACAAGAGCAAAACATGCATATCAAATGCTGTATCAAATGAAGCATTATAAATTCTAGGTGAGAAAAGTTGAGTATTTAAAATTGATTGCTGCAGTGGCAAAAAGAGCCTGATACTAATATGTCCACAATGAAAGTTACAGCTGACCTTAAGGCTCACAGATACCTTCCAACTATCTCCCTGAAGATCCTTAAGCTTGAAGCCAAGAACACGCCAGCCTGAATGTCAGCTGAGACTTAATGTCTCAAGGAAGGTTCTTTAGGTTCACTTCTTTGTGAAGCATCTTTAGAACTTGCCTTCAGACCTTGAAATTGGGAAGTCCCACCTCACAACTCTTTAACTCCCAACCTCTACACAGTCAACCTCTTTTCTTTACTGACTGTGAGTTAAGGAGGCAAAGCTACCTCCTGCACCTGCTCCGCTCAAGGAACAAGGTTACTTAAGTAAGATGgtatcagaaaaaggaaattgtgAAGACTTACTACCTAACTGCAATCTAGATACACCTATAGACTATAACAGCAGAGAGAAGTGAGATATCTCTCATGGTCTGCTCTTTTCCAGATTGTCTGCGCAACCATTGATAACAACAAGATCATTCTGGACATTGATAACAGCAGGATGGCTGCTGACGACTTCCGCGTGAAGTGAGTGCCCCTCTGTGTAGATGAACTCCCttgcctcctccctgctcctttaCATCTCACTTGTGGAGTCTCAGTGCACTAATTACAGAGACTTCAGACAAGTCTCACTACAACACCACATTAGGACAGGATGGAGTGAcgaaatgcattttgcttttggtcACCAGCCCTCCCTTAATTAGTATTCTCGGGTAAAACATTTGGCAAGTGTTTGTTGGTGAGGGCTGGGGACCGACATTGGAGGGAGTGGTCCATAGTGGTGTAGTTGGCGCATTTCCATCACAGACCAGTGCAGATTGGGATCAGCGAACCAGAAATGCAGCTGAATAAGTGATATCAAACATACAGTGatcaggagcaggaaaaaaatagttgagGAAGAAAAGCTTTCACATAACAAGACATCACTGCAGAGCAGAAATCTAATGCACAGTACGTTCAGCTTAGACAACAAAATACCGTTTAGAGCAAGTAGGTGGGAAAGGAGATCTTTGCATAAACTGAGCACATGTGAGATGTTACCATtctgaatttctgctttctttctcacCCTCAGGTACGAGACGGAGCTGGCCCTGCGCCAGAGCGTGGAGGCTGACATTAATGGCTTACGCCAAGTCCTGGATCAGCTGACTCTCTGCAGGTCTGACCTGGAGGCACAGCTGGAGTCGCTGCGGGAGGAGCTCTGCTGCCTGAAGAAGAACCACGAGGAGGTAGGGTCCTGCCCTTTCCCTAGGAGCACCATAGCCCTGACATAAAACTTTGCCTACACGAATGTGCTCTAAATTTAAAAGTAAAGATCAACCGCTTTCACGCCACAGCTTTCCCATCAAACACTTCTAGGGTTCGGACCTGTCTGCCTCGTGGGTGGTGCGGGAGCTCTGGCAGAGAGGCGGCTGCTGCTCTCGGGGCTGCGCTGGCACTGGGAATGCCAGAGGGGGGTGAAAGTTGCTGCTGAGTCCAGTGGATGAGAAAAGAAATTACCCAACAGTTTTGTTGGGGAAAACAAACACTTGCACCATCTTCCAGTGCTTTACAGCCACAGCTGGGAGGCACCCCTCGCAGGGAGCGCTGTTCTTAGCCACcaagctctgcttttctttgttgtctttcaaAAGCCAGTATGCATCTGATCTGGGTTATGTTTCCAGGAAATGAATTGCCTGAGAAAACAATCAACTGGAGACGTGAGTGTGGAGGTCAATGCCTGCCCTGGACCAGATCTCAGGCAAATCTTGGAGGATTTGAGATGCCAGTATGAAACACTGATAGCGCGCAACCGCAAGGAAGTTGAGGATTGGTATGAGTGCAAGGTAAGCAACGCACACCTGCTGCGAAACAAACTGACATGCACATTTCAGGGCACAGGATTGTCTCAGAAAACAGACGTGGAGACAATAAGCAGTTCTTCCTTTACAGTGAAGCCTGAGATCAGCACTCATTATACCCCGTGTTCCACAGAAGACACAGGCTTGTCTGACCAGTTTGTTATGTCCCAtctggaacagcagcatttgcCACAAGGCCTTGTGGTGTGTTGCTGGAACTGAGATATTCCACATTTGGATTAAAGAGACTTAATAGCCACAAGGTTAATGCAATTTGTAAAAAGAGCAAGCAGTTGAAGCTGGCGGTTAACGCCCAGTGCACAGAGAACTCACCCTgctcacttttctttttgctagCTACTCACTGTATTCTGCTTCTGTATAAGCAAGTCCAATTTACACAGATATTCTCTGAAGCTCTTTATTCTGGATTGGTGATTTTCAGATTGAGGAGGTGAATCGGGAGGTTATTACAAGCGGTCAGGAGGTAGAGACGTGCAACAACCAGGTTACCGAATTGAGACGCCAGTTGCAAGCTCTGGAAATCGATCTTCAAGCTCAGCTCAGCCAGGTGGGTGGTGAGCTTACTTACAGCTGTGGCATGGTTACTGCTGGATCTCTTAACATGAACAGCCAGACCTACCAATCAGCATGACGGTGGTGGATAGCTCCTTCATTTTTGCATTGGAAATAATAACCTCCAGGGTGACACTTAATGAATGTTGTTTCTTCATTTGGTTGTCTTGTTTAT comes from the Aptenodytes patagonicus chromosome 20, bAptPat1.pri.cur, whole genome shotgun sequence genome and includes:
- the LOC143169508 gene encoding keratin, type I cytoskeletal 19-like encodes the protein MSCNIKETITVSSKGRSSGGSCIIGGGGGARISSYGIGSGRGFSGRSYCSGVNYGGGLSVGSLAGGSYGGGNCYGNGLGFGLGGGVVVGGLGGDCLLSSCDEKVTMQNLNDRLASYLDKVKCLEKENAELECRIREWYTTQGLSCEPRDYSCYYKEIEDLQNQIVCATIDNNKIILDIDNSRMAADDFRVKYETELALRQSVEADINGLRQVLDQLTLCRSDLEAQLESLREELCCLKKNHEEEMNCLRKQSTGDVSVEVNACPGPDLRQILEDLRCQYETLIARNRKEVEDWYECKIEEVNREVITSGQEVETCNNQVTELRRQLQALEIDLQAQLSQRNNLESSLAETECQYNTLLGELQNQITCVEQQLAEIRAEIECQNQEYKTLLDVKCRLEQEIQTYRCLLEGGQQDLIHGGGIGVGTGVGGGVIRTSHSYTTSSSSHCQPQVPPCKSGDIQVTCRRICD